In Populus trichocarpa isolate Nisqually-1 chromosome 7, P.trichocarpa_v4.1, whole genome shotgun sequence, the following proteins share a genomic window:
- the LOC7495514 gene encoding uncharacterized protein LOC7495514 isoform X2, protein MGFGALRNAIRPLSRTLTTHARTSSTTPFLASKPEFRLSLSGGGHSPWTQMIRHFSFLSEANPFDRLTSTRFPKRRPVDKPRRKRASLKPPGPYAWVQYVPGQPIKPNNPNVGSVKRRNEKKRIRQRKEFILASFKLSQELWVACADYLSTIKR, encoded by the exons ATGGGATTTGGAGCTCTAAGAAATGCAATTCGACCCTTGTCAAGAACCCTAACAACCCACGCCAGAACTTCCTCAACGACGCCGTTTTTGGCCTCAAAACCAGAGTTCAGGCTCTCTCTCAGTGGTGGAGGCCACTCTCCATGGACTCAAATGATCAGGCATTTCAGCTTCTTATCAGAAGCAAACCCTTTTGATAGATTAACCAGCACTCGATTTCCTAAACGAAGACCCGTCGATAAGCCTCGGAGAAAAAGAGCCAGCTTGAAACCTCCAG GTCCATATGCCTGGGTTCAGTATGTACCAGGACAACCCATTAAACCCAATAATCCTAATGTAGGGAGTGTTAAGAGAAGGAATGAGAAGAAGCGCATCAGGCAACGCAAGGAGTTTATACTG GCTTCATTTAAACTTTCTCAAGAATTGTGGGTGGCATGCGCTGATTATTTATCAACTATCAAAAGATAG
- the LOC7495514 gene encoding uncharacterized protein LOC7495514 isoform X1, which translates to MGFGALRNAIRPLSRTLTTHARTSSTTPFLASKPEFRLSLSGGGHSPWTQMIRHFSFLSEANPFDRLTSTRFPKRRPVDKPRRKRASLKPPGPYAWVQYVPGQPIKPNNPNVGSVKRRNEKKRIRQRKEFILAEKKKRKAQLQEANRKKRIARVERKMAAVARDREWAQKLAELQRLEEEKKKSMS; encoded by the exons ATGGGATTTGGAGCTCTAAGAAATGCAATTCGACCCTTGTCAAGAACCCTAACAACCCACGCCAGAACTTCCTCAACGACGCCGTTTTTGGCCTCAAAACCAGAGTTCAGGCTCTCTCTCAGTGGTGGAGGCCACTCTCCATGGACTCAAATGATCAGGCATTTCAGCTTCTTATCAGAAGCAAACCCTTTTGATAGATTAACCAGCACTCGATTTCCTAAACGAAGACCCGTCGATAAGCCTCGGAGAAAAAGAGCCAGCTTGAAACCTCCAG GTCCATATGCCTGGGTTCAGTATGTACCAGGACAACCCATTAAACCCAATAATCCTAATGTAGGGAGTGTTAAGAGAAGGAATGAGAAGAAGCGCATCAGGCAACGCAAGGAGTTTATACTG GCAGAGAAAAAGAAACGTAAAGCTCAGTTGCAGGAGGCTAATAGGAAGAAAAGAATTGCGAGGGTGGAGCGTAAGATGGCTGCAGTAGCTAGGGATAGAGAATGGGCTCAAAAACTGGCAGAGCTGCAACGACttgaggaagagaagaaaaaatccatgtctTAA
- the LOC7480151 gene encoding beta-galactosidase 3: MGTNSAYKLCSLVFLVVFLGCSELIQCSVTYDRKAIMINGQRRILFSGSIHYPRSTPDMWEDLIQKAKDGGIDVIETYVFWNVHEPTPGNYHFEGRYDIVRFMKTIQRAGLYAHLRIGPYVCAEWNFGGFPVWLKYVPGISFRTDNEPFKRAMQGFTEKIVGLMKAEHLFESQGGPIILSQIENEYGVQSKLFGAAGYNYMTWAANMAIQTGTGVPWVMCKEDDAPDPVINTCNGFYCDSFAPNKPYKPTIWTEAWSGWFSEFGGTIHQRPVQDLAFAVAKFIQKGGSFINYYMFHGGTNFGRSAGGPFITTSYDYDAPIDEYGLIRQPKYGHLKELHRSIKMCERALVSVDPIITQLGTYQQVHVYSTESGDCAAFLANYDTKSAARVLFNNMHYNLPPWSISILPDCRNVVFNTAKVGVQTSQMEMLPTNGIFSWESYDEDISSLDDSSTFTTAGLLEQINVTRDASDYLWYMTSVDIGSSESFLHGGELPTLIIQSTGHAVHIFINGQLSGSAFGTRENRRFTYTGKVNLRPGTNRIALLSVAVGLPNVGGHYESWNTGILGPVALHGLDQGKWDLSWQKWTYQVGLKGEAMNLLSPDSVTSVEWMQSSLAAQRPQPLTWHKAYFNAPEGDEPLALDMEGMGKGQIWINGQSIGRYWTAYASGNCNGCSYAGTFRPTKCQLGCGQPTQRWYHVPRSWLKPTNNLLVVFEELGGDPSRISLVKRSLASVCAEVSEFHPTIKNWQIESYGRAEEFHSPKVHLRCSVGQSITSIKFASFGTPLGTCGSYQQGACHASTSYAILEKKCIGKQRCAVTISNSNFGQDPCPNVMKKLSVEAVCAPTNWRG; this comes from the exons ATGGGAACTAACTCAGCTTACAAGTTGTGTAGTTTGGTATTTTTGGTTGTGTTTTTGGGATGTTCTGAGTTGATCCAGTGTAGTGTGACTTATGATAGAAAGGCAATCATGATTAATGGCCAAAGAAGAATTCTTTTCTCTGGTTCTATTCACTACCCAAGAAGCACTCCTGAT ATGTGGGAAGATCTGATACAGAAGGCAAAAGATGGAGGGATTGATGTGATTGAGACATATGTGTTTTGGAATGTGCATGAGCCTACTCCTGGAAAT TACCACTTTGAAGGGAGATATGATATTGTGAGGTTCATGAAGACAATACAGAGAGCTGGCCTCTATGCCCATCTCCGCATTGGACCTTATGTTTGTGCAGAATGGAATTTTGG AGGGTTTCCTGTTTGGCTAAAGTATGTTCCAGGCATCAGCTTTAGAACAGACAACGAGCCTTTCAAG AGGGCAATGCAAGGGTTCACTGAGAAGATTGTCGGATTAATGAAGGCTGAACATTTGTTTGAATCCCAGGGTGGCCCCATTATACTCTCACAG ATTGAGAATGAGTATGGCGTACAAAGTAAGTTATTTGGTGCTGCTGGTTATAATTATATGACATGGGCTGCAAATATGGCCATACAAACAGGAACTGGAGTTCCCTGGGTGATGTGCAAGGAAGATGATGCCCCGGATCCAGTG ATAAACACATGCAATGGTTTTTACTGTGATTCGTTTGCTCCTAACAAACCTTACAAGCCGACAATTTGGACAGAGGCCTGGAGTGGATG GTTCTCAGAGTTTGGTGGTACAATTCACCAGCGTCCTGTTCAAGATTTGGCATTTGCAGTTGCTAAATTCATACAGAAAGGAGGATCCTTCATTAATTACTACATG TTCCATGGAGGGACCAACTTTGGTCGCAGTGCTGGAGGGCCTTTCATTACTACCAGCTATGACTACGATGCTCCAATAGATGAATATG GTTTGATCAGGCAACCAAAGTATGGCCATCTAAAGGAGCTTCATAGATCCATTAAGATGTGCGAGCGAGCTTTAGTTTCAGTCGATCCCATTATCACTCAATTAGGAACCTATCAACAG GTTCATGTTTACTCTACAGAATCAGGCGACTGTGCAGCTTTTCTTGCAAACTATGATACAAAATCTGCTGCAAGAGTGTTGTTTAACAACATGCACTATAACTTGCCTCCTTGGTCCATCAGCATCCTTCCTGACTGCAGAAATGTGGTCTTTAATACTGCTAAG GTTGGAGTTCAAACATCTCAAATGGAAATGTTGCCAACAAATGGGATATTTTCATGGGAGAGTTACGATGAGGATATTTCTTCTCTGGATGACAGCTCAACATTCACAACTGCTGGTCTCTTGGAGCAGATAAATGTCACAAGGGATGCCAGTGATTATCTGTGGTACATGACTAG TGTTGATATTGGATCATCTGAATCCTTCCTGCATGGAGGGGAACTCCCAACTCTCATTATTCAATCAACAGGCCATGCTGTGCATATCTTTATTAATGGACAGCTTTCAG GTTCTGCTTTTGGGACGAGAGAAAATAGGAGGTTTACTTATACTGGGAAGGTCAATCTGCGTCCTGGGACAAACAGAATTGCGTTACTGAGTGTTGCTGTTGGATTGCCG AATGTGGGTGGACACTATGAGTCCTGGAACACTGGTATCCTTGGTCCAGTTGCACTGCATGGACTTGACCAGGGAAAATGGGACTTGTCTTGGCAAAAATGGACCTACCAG GTTGGTCTGAAAGGAGAAGCCATGAATCTTCTCTCTCCAGACAGTGTTACCTCTGTTGAGTGGATGCAATCATCTTTAGCTGCACAAAGACCTCAGCCATTGACATGGCATAAG GCATATTTCAATGCACCTGAAGGAGATGAGCCGTTGGCTTTGGACATGGAAGGTATGGGAAAGGGTCAAATATGGATTAATGGGCAAAGCATAGGAAGATACTGGACTGCATATGCTAGTGGTAATTGCAATGGATGCAGTTATGCTGGAACATTCCGTCCTACAAAATGTCAGCTTGGGTGTGGCCAGCCCACTCAAAGATG GTACCATGTTCCTCGGTCTTGGTTGAAGCCAACCAATAATCTCTTGGTTGTTTTTGAGGAACTTGGAGGGGATCCTTCAAGAATTTCTCTTGTGAAGAGATCACTGGCCAGTGTTTGTGCTGAGGTCTCTGAATTCCACCCAACTATTAAGAACTGGCAAATTGAAAGCTATGGAAGAGCTGAAGAGTTCCACAGCCCCAAGGTTCACCTTCGGTGTAGTGTAGGCCAATCCATCACTTCCATAAAATTTGCAAGCTTTGGAACTCCTTTAGGAACTTGTGGAAGTTATCAGCAAGGAGCTTGCCATGCTTCTACCTCTTATGCCATCCTAGAGAAG AAATGTATAGGGAAGCAGAGATGCGCCGTTACCATATCCAACAGTAACTTTGGCCAAGATCCATGTCCAAATGTAATGAAGAAGTTGTCAGTCGAAGCTGTTTGTGCCCCTACCAATTGGAGGGGTTAA
- the LOC7495515 gene encoding thioredoxin H-type, translating into MAAEDGQVIGCHTVEAWDEQLQRGNESKKLVVIDFAASWCGPCRVIAPFLAELARKLPDVIFLKVDVDELKTVAQDWAVEAMPTFMFLKEGKIVDKVVGARKDELQQAIAKHTAPAAATASA; encoded by the exons ATGGCAGCTGAAGATGGACAAGTGATCGGGTGCCACACTGTTGAGGCGTGGGACGAGCAGTTGCAGAGAGGAAATGAATCTAAGAAGCTG GTGGTGATTGATTTTGCTGCTTCATGGTGTGGTCCGTGCCGTGTCATTGCTCCTTTCCTGGCTGAGCTGGCTAGGAAACTTCCCGATGTTATCTTCCTTAAGGTTGATGTTGATGAATTGAAG actGTCGCTCAGGATTGGGCTGTGGAGGCAATGCCAACTTTCATGTTCCTGAAAGAGGGGAAGATTGTGGACAAAGTTGTGGGAGCAAGGAAGGATGAACTGCAGCAGGCTATAGCAAAGCACACAGCTcctgctgctgctactgcttCTGCTTGA